The Catenuloplanes niger genome includes a window with the following:
- a CDS encoding ATP-binding protein: MNNNGSWLSERTVAAERAAGAPFDLSACVREPIHRLGGIQSYGALIALRDDTIEVVSDNASQLLGPGAVVGAPVSGLLSGAATAALAALADADTGQTAMMPVALDGRPFDVTVHRSEGLLVLEFEPAAPVTTPFTMFYAPIRSALVRLQAATTVVEAARAAVREVRAITGFDRVVAYRFESVDGPGEVIAEETADGQEPWLGLWFPATDIPPQARRLYERNWIRVIADVDDTTAQLLPAAAPPLDLSLSVLRTVSPYHLEYLRNIGVASSMSVSLLAGGRLWGLIACHGSTPTTLGPQLRAACEFFGVALSLHLTALRERDDTVARERARTVIARLIEPIADSMVSGWSDPAGLDQVVESDAVAVRLNGRTTVHGAAPGREALDALWAALPPSTVGEPWHSDRLGEDLPAMAPFTGAIDGVLVLPLSDTGDRVVWLRRERTVPRRWAADPARPVVLGPHGERLTPRGSTAVFLATVRGRSAPWTTTDLAMSVELGRAILQVALAHTRRLSSLNTELSRSNVDLDSFAHAAGHDLKEPLRGIANQAAFLIEDNTDGMDETTARRLASIQRLATRMDELLNALLYYSRLGRTDLHRDRIDLDAAVARATEIAGPRLEEESVRVTVAPSGTLLADPVLFDELLVNLLVNAAKYARPDGPRHVEIATAEINGEPALMVRDNGIGMPGHLREQAFELFRRIHPRAPGVDGSGAGLAIVRRIAERHGGHAWADESPGGGTTIWTTFP; encoded by the coding sequence GTGAACAACAACGGATCATGGCTTTCCGAGCGGACGGTCGCCGCGGAACGGGCGGCCGGCGCCCCGTTCGACCTCTCCGCGTGCGTGCGGGAGCCGATCCACCGGCTCGGCGGCATCCAGTCCTACGGCGCGCTGATCGCGCTGCGGGACGACACCATCGAGGTGGTCAGCGACAACGCGTCCCAGCTGCTCGGTCCGGGCGCGGTGGTCGGCGCACCCGTCTCCGGCCTGCTCTCCGGGGCGGCGACGGCCGCGCTGGCCGCGTTGGCCGACGCGGACACCGGGCAGACCGCGATGATGCCGGTCGCGCTGGACGGCCGCCCGTTCGACGTCACCGTGCACCGCTCCGAGGGGCTGCTGGTGCTGGAGTTCGAGCCGGCCGCGCCGGTCACCACGCCGTTCACCATGTTCTACGCGCCGATCCGGTCCGCGCTGGTCCGGCTGCAGGCGGCCACGACCGTGGTGGAGGCCGCGCGGGCCGCGGTCCGCGAGGTGCGCGCGATCACCGGCTTCGACCGGGTGGTGGCGTACCGGTTCGAGTCGGTGGACGGGCCCGGCGAGGTGATCGCGGAGGAGACGGCCGACGGGCAGGAGCCGTGGCTCGGCCTGTGGTTCCCGGCGACGGACATCCCACCGCAGGCCCGCCGGCTCTACGAACGGAACTGGATCCGGGTGATCGCGGACGTGGACGACACGACCGCGCAACTGCTCCCCGCGGCCGCACCGCCGCTCGACCTGTCCCTGTCGGTGCTGCGCACCGTCTCCCCGTACCACCTGGAGTATCTGCGCAACATCGGCGTCGCGTCGTCGATGTCCGTGTCGTTGCTGGCCGGCGGCCGGCTCTGGGGCCTGATCGCCTGCCACGGGAGCACCCCGACGACGCTCGGCCCGCAGCTGCGCGCCGCCTGCGAGTTCTTCGGCGTCGCACTGTCCCTGCACCTGACCGCGCTGCGCGAGCGCGACGACACCGTCGCCCGGGAACGGGCCCGCACCGTCATCGCCCGGCTGATCGAGCCGATCGCGGACAGCATGGTCAGCGGCTGGTCCGACCCGGCCGGCCTGGACCAGGTCGTCGAGTCCGACGCGGTCGCGGTGCGCCTCAACGGCCGCACCACCGTGCACGGCGCCGCACCCGGCCGGGAGGCACTGGACGCGCTCTGGGCCGCGCTGCCGCCGTCCACCGTCGGCGAACCCTGGCACAGCGACCGGCTCGGCGAGGACCTGCCCGCGATGGCGCCGTTCACCGGCGCGATAGACGGCGTGCTCGTGCTCCCGCTGAGCGACACCGGCGACCGGGTCGTCTGGCTGCGCCGCGAACGCACCGTGCCGCGCCGCTGGGCCGCGGACCCGGCCCGCCCGGTGGTGCTCGGCCCGCACGGCGAGCGGCTGACACCACGCGGCTCCACCGCGGTCTTCCTGGCCACGGTACGCGGCCGGAGCGCGCCCTGGACCACCACCGACCTGGCGATGTCGGTCGAGCTGGGCCGCGCGATCCTGCAGGTCGCGCTCGCGCACACCCGCCGCCTGTCCAGCCTGAACACGGAACTCAGCCGCAGCAACGTCGACCTGGACTCGTTCGCGCACGCGGCCGGGCACGACCTCAAGGAACCGCTGCGCGGCATCGCGAACCAGGCCGCGTTCCTCATCGAGGACAACACCGACGGCATGGACGAGACGACCGCGCGCCGCCTCGCCTCCATCCAGCGCCTCGCCACCCGGATGGACGAGCTGCTCAACGCGCTCCTCTACTACTCCCGCCTGGGCCGCACCGACCTGCACCGCGACCGGATCGACCTGGACGCGGCCGTGGCCCGGGCCACCGAGATCGCCGGCCCGCGCCTGGAGGAGGAGTCGGTCCGGGTCACCGTGGCCCCGTCCGGCACGCTGCTCGCCGACCCGGTCCTCTTCGACGAACTACTGGTCAACCTGCTCGTCAACGCGGCCAAGTACGCCCGCCCGGACGGCCCGCGACACGTCGAGATCGCCACCGCGGAGATCAACGGCGAACCGGCCCTGATGGTCCGCGACAACGGCATCGGCATGCCCGGCCACCTACGCGAACAGGCCTTCGAACTCTTCCGCCGCATCCACCCCCGCGCCCCCGGCGTCGACGGCTCCGGCGCCGGCCTCGCCATCGTCCGCCGCATCGCCGAACGCCACGGCGGCCACGCCTGGGCCGACGAGTCCCCCGGCGGCGGCACCACCATCTGGACCACCTTCCCCTGA
- a CDS encoding ABC transporter substrate-binding protein, which produces MSSKRKALVAATAAVALGLTAACGNSGGSNSSNGGAKNAQNAALTEVLNVSDKKGGTLELWSSQDVDSLDPARGYYAFVWNLNRLYTRTLLSYDAKPGADGMKLVPDLATAEATLSNDGKTYTYTLRDGLKFDDGTPITSKDVKYGIERIFAQDVVSGGPVYLIEQLDQGQKYPGPYKDSDPNKLGLKSVQTPDDKTIVFNLKQPYADFPYLLAMPGAGPVPAARDTGAQYGTKPASSGPYKVEAYAPGKSIKWVRNEHWDQASDPLRKALPDAINMTITTNADDMDQRLIAGTADVDAAQTGVQAAARTKILQDETLKANSDTPTTGFIRYASMATSVPPFDNVDCRKAVMLASDPTSLQTARGGPIAGGDIGINLLPPNIPGSEADYDPYNRKQGKPQVDAAKQALAACGQPNGFSTTIAVRNNKPAEVKTAEALQASLKAVGIDAKIDQIDGAQSSSITGAPNVVKQKGYGLIISGWAADYPSGAGYLQPLADSRYIVQNGNFNHAEIKDPAIDALFDKAKTVPPAEAAAIYTEINHKVMEGAYVLPFVVDKALNYRNPRLTNVYIHQFWGMYDFQALGVS; this is translated from the coding sequence GTGTCTAGTAAGAGGAAGGCGTTGGTCGCCGCCACGGCGGCCGTCGCCCTGGGACTCACCGCGGCATGCGGTAACAGCGGCGGGTCGAACTCGTCGAACGGTGGTGCCAAGAACGCGCAGAACGCGGCGCTGACCGAGGTGCTGAACGTGTCCGACAAGAAGGGCGGCACCCTCGAGCTCTGGAGCTCGCAGGACGTCGACAGCCTCGACCCCGCCCGCGGTTACTACGCGTTCGTGTGGAACCTGAACCGGCTCTACACCCGCACGCTGCTCTCCTACGACGCCAAGCCGGGCGCCGACGGCATGAAGCTGGTGCCGGACCTGGCCACGGCCGAGGCCACGCTCAGCAACGACGGCAAGACCTACACCTACACGCTGCGGGACGGCCTGAAGTTCGACGACGGCACGCCGATCACGTCGAAGGACGTCAAGTACGGCATCGAGCGCATCTTCGCGCAGGACGTCGTCTCCGGCGGCCCGGTCTACCTGATCGAGCAGCTGGACCAGGGTCAGAAGTACCCCGGCCCGTACAAGGACTCGGACCCGAACAAGCTGGGCCTGAAGTCGGTGCAGACGCCGGACGACAAGACCATCGTCTTCAACCTGAAGCAGCCGTACGCGGACTTCCCGTACCTGCTGGCGATGCCGGGCGCGGGCCCGGTGCCGGCCGCCCGGGACACCGGCGCGCAGTACGGCACGAAGCCGGCCTCGTCCGGCCCCTACAAGGTCGAGGCGTACGCGCCCGGCAAGTCGATCAAGTGGGTGCGTAACGAGCACTGGGACCAGGCCTCGGACCCGCTGCGCAAGGCGCTGCCGGACGCGATCAACATGACGATCACGACGAACGCCGACGACATGGACCAGCGTCTGATCGCCGGCACCGCCGACGTCGACGCCGCGCAGACCGGCGTGCAGGCCGCGGCCCGCACGAAGATCCTGCAGGACGAGACGCTGAAGGCGAACTCGGACACCCCGACCACCGGCTTCATCCGGTACGCGTCGATGGCCACCTCGGTGCCGCCGTTCGACAACGTCGACTGCCGCAAGGCGGTCATGCTCGCCTCCGACCCGACCTCGCTGCAGACCGCGCGCGGTGGCCCGATCGCGGGTGGCGACATCGGCATCAACCTGCTGCCGCCGAACATCCCGGGCTCCGAGGCGGACTACGACCCGTACAACCGCAAGCAGGGCAAGCCGCAGGTCGACGCCGCCAAGCAGGCGCTCGCCGCGTGTGGCCAGCCGAACGGCTTCTCGACCACGATCGCGGTCCGTAACAACAAGCCGGCCGAGGTCAAGACCGCCGAGGCACTGCAGGCGTCGCTCAAGGCCGTCGGCATCGACGCCAAGATCGACCAGATCGACGGCGCGCAGTCCAGCTCGATCACCGGTGCGCCGAACGTGGTGAAGCAGAAGGGCTACGGCCTCATCATCTCCGGCTGGGCGGCGGACTACCCGTCGGGCGCCGGTTACCTGCAGCCGCTGGCCGACAGCCGGTACATCGTGCAGAACGGCAACTTCAACCACGCCGAGATCAAGGACCCGGCGATCGACGCGCTGTTCGACAAGGCCAAGACGGTTCCGCCGGCCGAGGCTGCCGCGATCTACACGGAGATCAACCACAAGGTGATGGAGGGCGCGTACGTCCTGCCCTTCGTCGTCGACAAGGCCCTCAACTACCGCAACCCGCGCCTGACCAACGTCTACATCCACCAGTTCTGGGGCATGTACGACTTCCAGGCGCTCGGCGTCTCCTGA
- a CDS encoding ABC transporter ATP-binding protein, whose translation MTTSVPVTEIGPADISPPKSFLEVRDLRVQFATDDGIVKSVDGVSFALERGRTLGIVGESGSGKSVTSLAILGLHRTRSNATVSGEIWLDGEELIKADNERVRRLRGRKMSMIFQDPLSAMHPYYTIGQQIVEAYRIHHGGSKKAAKQRAIDMLARVGIPQPARRVDDYPHQFSGGMRQRAMIAMSLVNNPELLIADEPTTALDVTVQAQILDLIRDLQDEFGSAVIMITHDLGVVAELADDILVMYGGKAVERGPAETVFRTPEHPYTWGLLGSMPRLDREVRDRLNPIKGTPPSLINLPSGCSFHPRCPYAGRNGDRSFTERPELVGSTHAVACHMPAELRREIFTQEVSPNL comes from the coding sequence ATGACCACTTCTGTGCCCGTCACCGAGATCGGCCCGGCCGACATCTCACCGCCGAAGTCCTTCCTCGAGGTACGCGACCTGCGCGTGCAGTTCGCGACGGACGACGGCATCGTCAAGTCCGTGGACGGCGTCTCGTTCGCGCTGGAGCGCGGCCGGACGCTCGGCATCGTCGGCGAGTCCGGCTCCGGCAAGAGCGTGACCAGCCTGGCGATCCTCGGCCTGCACCGCACCCGCAGCAACGCCACGGTCAGCGGCGAGATCTGGCTCGACGGCGAAGAGCTGATCAAGGCCGACAACGAGCGGGTACGCCGGCTGCGCGGCCGGAAGATGTCGATGATCTTCCAGGACCCGCTGTCCGCGATGCACCCGTACTACACGATCGGCCAGCAGATCGTGGAGGCGTACCGGATCCACCACGGCGGCAGCAAGAAGGCCGCCAAGCAGCGCGCGATCGACATGCTGGCCCGGGTCGGCATCCCGCAGCCCGCGCGCCGCGTCGACGACTACCCGCACCAGTTCTCCGGCGGCATGCGGCAGCGCGCGATGATCGCGATGTCGCTGGTCAACAACCCGGAGCTGCTGATCGCGGACGAGCCGACCACCGCGCTCGACGTGACCGTGCAGGCGCAGATCCTCGACCTGATCCGGGATCTGCAGGACGAGTTCGGCTCCGCGGTCATCATGATCACTCACGACCTGGGCGTGGTGGCGGAGCTGGCCGACGACATCCTGGTCATGTACGGCGGCAAGGCGGTCGAGCGCGGACCGGCCGAGACCGTGTTCCGCACGCCGGAGCACCCGTACACCTGGGGTCTGCTCGGCTCGATGCCCCGGCTGGACCGCGAGGTCCGCGACCGGCTCAACCCGATCAAGGGTACGCCGCCGTCGCTGATCAACCTGCCGTCCGGCTGCTCCTTCCACCCGCGCTGCCCGTACGCGGGCCGCAACGGCGACCGTTCGTTCACCGAGCGGCCCGAGCTGGTCGGCTCCACGCACGCGGTCGCCTGTCACATGCCGGCCGAGCTGCGCCGGGAGATCTTCACCCAGGAAGTGAGCCCGAACCTGTGA
- a CDS encoding response regulator encodes MNEDLIMVVEDSDEDVEAIGRAIGRSHPDIRLEFVRSGADVLPRLTADGARHPDMILLDLNMPGESGLDVLRRLRAHPDLAALTVVVFTSSEDPAEADACYAAGADSYIYKPINFALFQTVLRQTLDYWRSKP; translated from the coding sequence GTGAACGAAGACCTGATCATGGTGGTGGAGGACTCCGACGAGGACGTCGAGGCGATCGGCCGGGCGATCGGCCGCTCCCACCCCGACATCCGACTCGAGTTCGTCCGCTCCGGCGCCGACGTGCTGCCCCGGCTGACCGCGGACGGCGCCCGCCACCCCGACATGATCCTGCTCGACCTCAACATGCCCGGCGAGAGCGGCCTCGACGTCCTCCGCCGCCTCCGCGCCCACCCGGACCTGGCCGCACTGACGGTGGTCGTCTTCACCTCGTCGGAGGACCCGGCCGAGGCGGACGCCTGCTACGCGGCCGGCGCGGACAGCTACATATACAAGCCGATCAACTTTGCGCTGTTCCAGACGGTCCTCCGCCAGACCCTGGACTACTGGAGATCAAAACCCTGA
- a CDS encoding YbaB/EbfC family nucleoid-associated protein, whose product MQQLMKQAAKLQQAAQAAQTELAESEVTGTAGGGLVTVTMAGTGEVRSVKIDPKVIDPDDPETLEDTVLAALHNAAEAVRALTEEKMGPVTGGLGGLGMGF is encoded by the coding sequence ATGCAGCAGTTGATGAAGCAGGCGGCGAAGTTGCAGCAGGCGGCGCAGGCCGCGCAGACGGAGCTGGCGGAGTCCGAGGTCACGGGTACGGCCGGCGGCGGTCTGGTGACCGTCACGATGGCCGGGACCGGCGAGGTGCGGTCCGTGAAGATCGATCCGAAGGTGATCGATCCGGACGACCCGGAGACGCTGGAGGACACGGTGCTGGCGGCGCTGCACAACGCGGCGGAGGCGGTGCGTGCGCTGACGGAGGAGAAGATGGGTCCGGTCACGGGCGGGCTCGGCGGACTCGGCATGGGGTTCTGA
- a CDS encoding ABC transporter permease encodes MFAYVVRRLINVVFTLLVITLVTFGVFFLVPKLTGSDPALLYIGKTADPVAVEGIRTKLGLDDPIHVQYGKFLQGLVMGREYDNGPDVTTCNAPCFGYSFKTDQEVWPYLIDRLPVTLSLALGAAVLWVIGGIGAGVISALRKGRPADRIVMTTALAGVSLPIYFTGLVSAAVFSYWLGWLPPPGYVDFVVNPAEWALNLILPWITLAFLFAATYARLTRANMLETLSEDYIRTARAKGLRERDVVSKHALRSGLTPLITVFGLDLGSLLGGAILTETTFNLRGLGEATLTSIRQNDLPIILGVTLFAAFFIVIANLVVDLLYAAVDPRVRLS; translated from the coding sequence GTGTTCGCTTACGTCGTTCGGCGACTGATCAACGTCGTCTTCACGCTGCTGGTCATCACGCTCGTGACCTTCGGCGTCTTCTTCCTGGTGCCGAAACTGACCGGCAGTGACCCCGCCCTGCTGTACATCGGCAAGACGGCGGACCCGGTCGCGGTGGAGGGCATCCGGACGAAGCTGGGTCTCGACGACCCGATCCACGTGCAGTACGGCAAGTTCCTGCAGGGTCTGGTGATGGGCCGGGAGTACGACAACGGCCCGGACGTCACGACCTGCAACGCCCCCTGCTTCGGTTACTCGTTCAAGACCGATCAGGAGGTGTGGCCGTACCTGATCGACCGCCTCCCGGTGACACTCTCGCTGGCGCTGGGCGCCGCGGTCCTCTGGGTGATCGGTGGCATCGGTGCCGGCGTCATCTCGGCGCTGCGCAAGGGCCGCCCCGCCGACCGGATCGTGATGACGACCGCGCTCGCCGGTGTCTCGCTCCCCATCTACTTCACCGGCCTGGTCTCCGCCGCGGTCTTCAGTTACTGGCTGGGCTGGCTGCCGCCGCCCGGGTACGTCGACTTCGTGGTCAACCCGGCCGAGTGGGCGCTCAACCTGATCCTCCCGTGGATCACCCTGGCCTTCCTGTTCGCCGCGACCTACGCGCGTCTCACCCGGGCGAACATGCTGGAGACGCTGAGCGAGGACTACATCCGCACCGCGCGCGCCAAGGGCCTGCGCGAGCGGGACGTGGTCAGCAAGCACGCGCTGCGCTCCGGCCTCACGCCGCTGATCACCGTCTTCGGCCTGGACCTCGGCAGCCTCCTCGGCGGCGCCATCCTGACCGAGACCACGTTCAACCTCCGCGGCCTGGGCGAGGCCACGCTGACCTCGATCCGGCAGAACGACCTGCCGATCATCCTCGGCGTCACGCTCTTCGCCGCGTTCTTCATCGTCATCGCCAACCTGGTCGTCGACCTGCTCTACGCCGCTGTCGACCCGCGCGTCCGGCTGAGCTGA
- the recR gene encoding recombination mediator RecR: MYEGAIQDLIDELGRLPGVGPKSAQRIAFHILSSDTADVARLAAALRKVKESVRFCTVCYNVAEEEQCRICRDPRRGNEVLCVVEEPKDVVAIERTGEFRGRYHVLGGAINPLEGIGPDNLKIRELLIRLGNGDVKELILATDPNTEGEATATYLALMVKPMGISVTRLASGLPVGGDLEYADEITLGRAFEGRRAV; the protein is encoded by the coding sequence ATGTACGAGGGTGCCATTCAGGATCTGATCGACGAGCTGGGACGCCTGCCCGGCGTGGGTCCGAAGAGCGCCCAGCGGATCGCGTTCCACATTCTGTCCTCGGACACGGCGGACGTGGCGCGGCTGGCGGCGGCGCTGCGGAAGGTCAAGGAGTCGGTGCGCTTCTGCACGGTCTGTTACAACGTGGCCGAGGAGGAGCAGTGCCGGATCTGCCGTGACCCGCGCCGCGGCAACGAGGTGCTGTGCGTGGTCGAGGAGCCGAAGGACGTGGTGGCGATCGAGCGGACCGGCGAGTTCCGCGGTCGCTACCACGTGCTCGGCGGCGCGATCAATCCGCTGGAGGGGATCGGGCCGGACAACCTCAAGATCCGCGAGTTGCTGATCCGGTTGGGGAACGGGGACGTCAAGGAGCTGATCCTGGCGACGGACCCGAACACCGAGGGCGAGGCGACCGCGACGTACCTGGCGCTGATGGTGAAGCCGATGGGGATCTCGGTGACGCGGCTGGCCAGCGGGTTGCCGGTGGGTGGCGACCTGGAGTACGCGGATGAGATCACCCTGGGCAGGGCGTTCGAGGGGCGTCGCGCGGTGTGA
- a CDS encoding ABC transporter permease, translated as MVSGPGASLSEESTHDVADPAEGAASTSGKAIEGRSLRQIAWRRFKRDKVAMAGGGFVIFLVLVAFLASPIVKLIGHPIDAFNNDLIDPTLGLPIGPLGGISGEHWLGVEPTSGRDIFSRVIYGAQTSIFVAFLAAAVSTVIGAILGLAAGFVGGWIDAVISRVMDFLLAFPQLLFSIALVSVLPDTFFGLDGRWSRMSVLIGVIGFFGWPYIGRIVRGQVLSLREREFIEASRSLGARTGRILFRELLPNLAAPILVYTTLIIPTNIITEASLSFLGVGIEAPNPSWGGMLYDAKSYYQSDPMYMIIPGVCIFITVLAFNLFGDGLRDALDPKAH; from the coding sequence ATGGTCAGTGGACCGGGCGCGTCCCTCTCGGAGGAGTCGACGCACGACGTCGCCGATCCGGCTGAAGGTGCTGCCAGCACGAGCGGCAAGGCCATCGAGGGGCGTTCGCTGCGCCAGATCGCATGGCGGCGGTTCAAGCGTGACAAGGTCGCGATGGCGGGCGGTGGCTTCGTCATCTTCCTGGTGCTCGTCGCGTTCCTCGCTTCCCCCATCGTGAAGCTGATCGGCCACCCGATCGACGCGTTCAACAACGACCTGATCGACCCGACGCTGGGCCTGCCGATCGGCCCGCTGGGCGGCATCAGCGGCGAGCACTGGCTGGGTGTCGAGCCGACCTCCGGCCGTGACATCTTCAGCCGCGTCATCTACGGTGCGCAGACCTCCATCTTCGTGGCGTTCCTGGCCGCGGCGGTGTCCACGGTGATCGGCGCGATCCTGGGCCTGGCGGCCGGCTTCGTGGGCGGCTGGATCGACGCGGTGATCAGCCGCGTGATGGACTTCCTGCTGGCGTTCCCGCAGCTGCTGTTCTCGATCGCGCTGGTCTCGGTGCTGCCGGACACGTTCTTCGGGCTGGACGGCCGCTGGTCGCGGATGTCCGTACTGATCGGCGTGATCGGATTCTTCGGCTGGCCGTACATCGGGCGTATCGTCCGTGGTCAGGTGCTGTCGCTGCGCGAGCGGGAGTTCATCGAGGCATCGCGCAGTCTGGGTGCCCGCACCGGGCGCATCCTGTTCCGGGAGCTGCTGCCGAACCTGGCCGCGCCGATCCTGGTCTACACCACGCTCATCATCCCGACGAACATCATCACCGAGGCGTCGCTCAGCTTCCTCGGTGTCGGCATCGAGGCGCCGAACCCCTCCTGGGGCGGCATGCTCTACGACGCCAAGAGCTACTACCAGTCGGACCCGATGTACATGATCATTCCCGGCGTGTGCATCTTCATCACCGTGCTGGCCTTCAACCTGTTCGGCGACGGACTCCGCGATGCCCTGGACCCCAAGGCTCACTGA
- a CDS encoding PP2C family protein-serine/threonine phosphatase yields MGDGDQAWAGALHRLWRATGAITDREELAELVLPPLQAQPGVVAVWGLRHRVSDGGIAEYRWTGVPLETGDDRALARRMALWQDGDAVVVREPVHGANRVIVAGFEVTGEAAGTIQLLVDDTADLDRLTTRLWQVVDVTREAIARLRRRRADDEQQIRDALLAEASLQMDAVLDPGQTMHRVARMTVPAIAEGCLVFSCEGRELMLRSAVHVDMRRMAALLADEATAHDLRALAERAVSGQAERLEPADAEKVGARLLHAQVMRARDRVLGVLLFFFDRDETRVPHASFLRDLAQRAALAVDNSELYESRRREVVTLQEHLLPGRLPEVPGMRVAAAYAVGDRALDVGGDFYDLVVRSNGVVAALIGDVCGRGAAAAALTGMSRHTLGTLLQERVSPARALSRLNAGLRRDGSWRFVTAGVALLRETRAGLSVQWTSAGHPAPMVLHRDGRVTPGRGGGLALGIIDEARLGRSRLMLAPGDTLLMFTDGLTESRDRAGRMFEDVALHETARRLRDLPVDELVRELSQAAKDFGATGADDIAVLAIRAEQR; encoded by the coding sequence GTGGGCGACGGCGACCAGGCCTGGGCTGGTGCGCTGCACCGGCTGTGGCGGGCCACCGGGGCCATCACCGACCGCGAGGAACTGGCCGAGCTGGTCCTTCCGCCGCTGCAGGCGCAACCCGGCGTGGTGGCGGTGTGGGGGTTGCGGCACCGGGTGAGCGACGGCGGGATCGCCGAGTACCGGTGGACCGGCGTGCCGCTGGAGACGGGCGACGACCGGGCGCTGGCCCGGCGGATGGCGCTGTGGCAGGACGGTGACGCCGTGGTCGTGCGGGAGCCGGTGCACGGCGCGAACCGCGTGATCGTGGCCGGTTTCGAGGTCACCGGAGAGGCCGCGGGCACGATCCAGCTGCTGGTCGACGACACGGCCGACTTGGACCGGCTGACGACGCGCCTCTGGCAGGTGGTCGACGTCACGCGGGAGGCGATCGCCCGGCTGCGCCGCCGCCGCGCCGACGACGAGCAGCAGATCCGGGACGCACTGCTGGCCGAGGCGTCGCTGCAGATGGACGCGGTGCTGGATCCGGGCCAGACGATGCACCGGGTGGCGCGGATGACCGTCCCGGCGATCGCGGAGGGCTGCCTGGTCTTCTCCTGCGAGGGCCGCGAGCTGATGCTGCGCAGCGCGGTGCACGTGGACATGCGCCGGATGGCCGCGCTGCTGGCCGACGAGGCCACCGCCCACGACCTGCGCGCCCTGGCCGAGCGGGCCGTTTCCGGGCAGGCCGAGCGCCTCGAGCCGGCCGACGCGGAGAAGGTCGGCGCCCGGCTGCTGCACGCGCAGGTGATGCGGGCGCGCGACCGGGTCCTGGGCGTGCTGCTGTTCTTCTTCGACCGGGACGAGACCCGGGTGCCGCACGCGTCGTTCCTGCGGGACCTGGCGCAGCGGGCCGCGCTCGCCGTGGACAACAGCGAACTCTACGAGTCGCGCCGGCGCGAAGTGGTCACGCTGCAGGAACATCTGCTGCCGGGCCGCCTGCCGGAGGTGCCGGGCATGCGGGTGGCGGCCGCCTACGCGGTCGGCGACCGGGCGCTGGACGTCGGCGGCGACTTCTACGACCTGGTGGTCCGGTCGAACGGCGTGGTGGCCGCGCTGATCGGTGACGTCTGCGGGCGTGGTGCGGCCGCGGCCGCGCTGACCGGGATGTCCCGGCACACGCTCGGCACGCTGCTGCAGGAGCGCGTGTCGCCGGCCCGCGCGCTGAGCCGGCTCAACGCGGGCCTGCGCCGCGACGGCTCCTGGCGGTTCGTCACCGCGGGCGTGGCACTGCTGCGCGAGACGCGCGCGGGCCTGAGCGTGCAGTGGACGTCCGCCGGCCATCCGGCGCCGATGGTGCTGCACCGGGACGGCCGGGTGACGCCGGGCCGCGGCGGCGGGCTGGCGCTCGGCATCATCGACGAGGCCCGGCTCGGCCGGTCCCGGCTGATGCTGGCGCCCGGCGACACGCTCCTGATGTTCACCGACGGCCTGACCGAGAGCCGCGACCGCGCCGGCCGGATGTTCGAGGACGTGGCGCTGCACGAGACCGCGCGCCGCCTCCGCGACCTCCCGGTCGACGAACTGGTGCGCGAACTGAGTCAGGCGGCCAAGGATTTCGGCGCGACCGGGGCCGACGACATCGCCGTCCTGGCGATCAGAGCGGAGCAGCGGTGA